One Lentibacillus cibarius DNA window includes the following coding sequences:
- a CDS encoding ISLre2 family transposase: METIISRLYALIKETNNLVDLEESIRLYMYEVFASQMGEVFTQINKVIKAEKQKLGWTVEREDWKTVQFTFGAVRFRHTLMHDLKGDSHYPFDEWAGLRKSQRYSPLTEVKVAELASESTYRASVQTLKEWTPVTMSHQTVGSIVKRVGDAQSQADVELAAELEEAASLPEGKEVDYLYTEADGVFVRSTKKKKSHEVRHAIMHEGWVKNGKRVSLSNQHVIMTTKPTDDFWKEVQSYAAHGYSLENTQVVTNSDGGQGYTAERFQEAFSQSRYPVLNQLDAYHVAQALNRALGGEKSEFKDGIRKALKQHDWQQFILWLDTYESTLENAKQVEKVNGFRTYIQHNWDRIFDWREKVEDPPEDARGLGAMESNQRRVSFRMKRRGMHWSVEGSEAMVKVKQGILNNTLRDVYLTSQKRSARKQRDVEKTVRMTEYLNQPTRPSIGAKEGSISLYTAHSSAIGNLMKSFR; encoded by the coding sequence ATGGAAACTATTATATCAAGATTATACGCATTAATAAAGGAAACAAACAACTTAGTTGATTTGGAAGAAAGCATTCGACTCTATATGTATGAGGTGTTTGCTTCCCAGATGGGGGAAGTGTTCACACAGATTAATAAGGTGATTAAAGCTGAGAAACAGAAGTTGGGCTGGACTGTCGAGCGTGAAGATTGGAAAACGGTTCAATTCACGTTTGGGGCAGTTCGTTTTCGGCATACATTAATGCATGACCTGAAAGGTGATTCTCACTATCCCTTTGATGAGTGGGCTGGTCTTCGGAAAAGTCAACGATACAGTCCCCTGACGGAGGTAAAAGTGGCTGAATTGGCTAGTGAGAGCACGTATCGTGCATCAGTCCAAACTTTGAAGGAATGGACCCCCGTAACGATGAGTCATCAAACAGTCGGGAGTATCGTGAAGCGTGTTGGAGATGCGCAGTCCCAGGCTGATGTGGAACTGGCGGCTGAACTGGAGGAAGCAGCGTCCCTTCCGGAGGGAAAAGAAGTTGACTATTTATATACAGAGGCAGATGGCGTTTTTGTCCGTTCTACAAAGAAAAAGAAAAGCCATGAGGTCCGGCATGCGATTATGCATGAAGGCTGGGTCAAAAATGGCAAACGGGTCTCACTCAGCAATCAACACGTAATCATGACAACGAAGCCGACTGATGACTTTTGGAAAGAGGTGCAGTCATATGCGGCCCATGGTTATTCGCTGGAGAATACGCAGGTTGTGACAAATAGTGATGGCGGGCAGGGCTACACAGCTGAACGGTTCCAGGAAGCCTTTTCCCAGTCCCGTTATCCCGTGTTGAATCAACTTGACGCTTACCATGTAGCTCAGGCGTTAAATCGGGCATTAGGCGGTGAAAAGAGTGAATTTAAGGACGGGATAAGAAAAGCGTTAAAACAACACGATTGGCAACAGTTCATACTTTGGCTGGATACATACGAAAGTACCCTGGAAAACGCAAAACAGGTAGAAAAGGTAAACGGTTTTCGAACTTACATTCAGCACAATTGGGATCGTATTTTTGACTGGCGTGAGAAAGTGGAAGACCCGCCAGAAGACGCACGAGGCTTAGGGGCTATGGAATCCAATCAGCGTCGCGTTTCTTTCCGGATGAAAAGACGGGGGATGCATTGGAGCGTAGAAGGCAGTGAAGCTATGGTGAAAGTAAAACAGGGTATCCTCAATAACACGTTGCGGGATGTTTATCTCACATCCCAAAAACGAAGCGCACGCAAGCAGCGAGACGTTGAAAAGACCGTTCGCATGACGGAGTATTTGAATCAGCCAACACGCCCATCGATTGGCGCAAAAGAAGGTTCCATCAGTTTATATACAGCCCATTCATCAGCGATAGGAAACTTGATGAAGAGTTTTAGGTAA
- a CDS encoding PTS glucose transporter subunit IIA produces the protein MFKNLFKKGNSETKIYAPLNGKIIALEEVPDPVFSQKMMGDGIAIKPSDGKVCAPVDGEVVQVPDTLHAVGIRAEDGSEILIHIGLETVSLNGQGFTAEVKMGDKVSTGDALLTFDLDYIRDNAENDITPVVVTNNQQTGKQYTMTDETEAKTGETVIITASEK, from the coding sequence ATGTTTAAAAATCTATTCAAAAAGGGAAATTCGGAGACGAAGATATACGCACCACTTAATGGGAAAATCATCGCCTTGGAAGAGGTGCCTGACCCTGTATTCAGCCAGAAAATGATGGGGGATGGTATTGCCATTAAACCGTCTGACGGGAAAGTTTGTGCACCGGTTGATGGTGAGGTTGTGCAAGTTCCGGATACGTTGCATGCGGTCGGGATTCGGGCCGAAGATGGTTCTGAAATTCTCATTCATATTGGTTTAGAGACGGTTAGCTTGAACGGGCAAGGTTTTACTGCAGAAGTGAAGATGGGTGATAAAGTTTCTACTGGAGATGCGCTACTGACATTTGACCTGGATTATATCCGGGACAATGCGGAGAATGATATTACCCCAGTTGTTGTGACGAATAATCAGCAAACAGGAAAGCAATACACGATGACAGACGAAACGGAAGCAAAAACCGGTGAAACGGTTATTATTACCGCTTCAGAAAAATAA
- a CDS encoding PRD domain-containing protein, which yields MKIRKILNNNAVIVADEGEEKIAVGSGLGFEKRKNDVINANKIEKLFVLKENEKMHQLLLRIPETHFSVAKDIMEYAENHLNTQLNDHIRVQLADHISFAIEREQNGIQLKNALLHEIKVLYKQEFDIGLWAIRHINETCGIHMPRDEAAFIALYLHTMKVKGGDIHETVRQTSMVRDMVQVIKNVLNITIDEADIAYERLVTHLQFALMRAKQFDSHVMDQEMFTMIKQKYHVSYQCAQQAAQKLSASHGIELPEEELGYITLHIERLRSF from the coding sequence ATGAAAATCCGTAAGATACTTAATAACAATGCCGTGATTGTTGCAGATGAAGGGGAAGAAAAGATTGCTGTTGGCTCAGGTCTTGGTTTTGAAAAAAGAAAAAACGATGTGATCAATGCAAATAAAATTGAGAAGTTATTCGTTTTAAAAGAAAATGAGAAAATGCATCAGCTGCTGCTCCGGATTCCTGAAACGCATTTCTCCGTGGCAAAGGATATTATGGAATATGCAGAAAATCATCTGAATACACAACTGAACGATCATATTCGTGTCCAGTTGGCCGATCATATATCATTTGCCATCGAACGGGAACAGAATGGTATCCAGCTTAAAAATGCGCTCCTTCATGAAATTAAGGTGTTGTATAAACAGGAGTTTGACATTGGTTTATGGGCAATCCGGCATATTAATGAAACGTGTGGTATTCATATGCCTCGCGATGAAGCAGCCTTTATAGCCCTCTATCTCCACACGATGAAAGTGAAAGGAGGTGATATCCACGAAACGGTCCGGCAAACGTCGATGGTGCGTGATATGGTACAGGTGATCAAAAACGTCCTGAATATTACCATTGATGAGGCGGATATTGCGTATGAACGGCTTGTGACTCATTTACAATTTGCTTTAATGCGAGCAAAGCAATTTGACAGCCATGTGATGGATCAAGAGATGTTTACGATGATTAAACAGAAGTATCATGTTTCTTATCAATGTGCACAACAGGCAGCACAGAAATTATCCGCTTCACACGGAATCGAATTGCCGGAAGAGGAACTGGGCTACATCACGCTGCATATTGAACGACTGCGGTCATTCTAG
- the nagE gene encoding N-acetylglucosamine-specific PTS transporter subunit IIBC, translating to MMKYLQNLGRSLMLPVAVLPAAAILIGIGNWILQAAEGNPIATFLKNGGLSIIDHLPILFAVGVAIGMSKKQDGAAGLSGLVAFLVVTNLLDVGGVAGLKGIEEGAVDAAFENTENVFIGILSGIIASIMYNRFSHVRLPDALAFFSGKRLVPIMSAAVMMVVSLALLFIWPIVYNALVTFGTTISDLGALGAGLYGFFNRLLIPTGLHHALNSVFWFDVAGISDISNFWASEGVKGITGRYLAGFFPIMMFGLPAAALAMYHTAKTNRKKQAASLMMAAAVASFLTGVTEPLEFSFMFLAPALYVVHAALTGLSLAIAAFFQWTAGFSFSAGLVDYTLSLGVPIANQPLMLVVQGLVFAVIYYVLFRFLIAKFNLKTPGRESDDDVQADEASDSEEQAEAGGNAVASVGADKDETTVMAETIYEGLGGDENVRTVDNCVSRLRVEVKDMDKVDQGKIKSAGVPGINVVGKHNIQVVVGTQVQFVADAIRDMQK from the coding sequence ATGATGAAATACTTGCAGAATCTCGGTCGCTCGCTAATGCTACCGGTAGCGGTATTACCGGCTGCGGCGATTTTGATAGGTATCGGGAACTGGATTTTGCAGGCTGCAGAGGGAAATCCAATTGCGACATTCCTAAAAAATGGTGGCCTGTCCATAATTGATCATTTACCGATTCTGTTTGCCGTCGGTGTTGCCATCGGGATGTCCAAGAAGCAAGATGGTGCCGCAGGATTAAGTGGACTTGTTGCATTTTTGGTTGTTACTAATTTATTGGATGTAGGCGGAGTTGCTGGTTTAAAAGGTATTGAGGAAGGCGCTGTCGATGCTGCGTTTGAAAATACCGAGAACGTGTTTATCGGTATTTTATCCGGTATTATAGCCTCGATTATGTATAACCGATTTAGTCATGTCAGGTTGCCGGACGCACTTGCCTTCTTTAGCGGTAAACGACTCGTGCCAATTATGAGTGCAGCCGTGATGATGGTTGTTTCCCTGGCTTTACTTTTTATATGGCCAATTGTGTATAACGCTTTAGTTACATTTGGTACGACGATTAGTGACTTGGGAGCATTAGGTGCAGGATTATACGGATTCTTTAACCGTTTGCTTATCCCGACAGGATTGCATCACGCATTGAACTCGGTTTTCTGGTTTGATGTTGCAGGAATCAGTGACATCTCGAATTTCTGGGCAAGTGAAGGTGTAAAAGGTATTACTGGACGCTACTTAGCAGGTTTCTTCCCAATTATGATGTTTGGTTTGCCTGCAGCAGCTCTGGCAATGTATCATACGGCTAAAACGAATCGGAAAAAACAAGCTGCATCCTTAATGATGGCAGCAGCTGTTGCATCATTCCTGACTGGTGTAACAGAGCCACTTGAATTCTCATTCATGTTCTTGGCTCCAGCACTGTATGTCGTACACGCGGCGCTGACAGGACTTTCCTTAGCCATTGCAGCATTCTTTCAGTGGACAGCAGGATTTAGTTTTAGTGCCGGCTTGGTTGACTACACGCTAAGTCTCGGTGTTCCTATTGCCAACCAGCCACTCATGTTGGTTGTGCAAGGTTTGGTGTTTGCGGTTATTTACTATGTCTTGTTCCGGTTCCTTATTGCTAAATTCAATCTAAAGACCCCGGGACGTGAAAGTGATGATGACGTGCAGGCAGATGAGGCTTCAGATAGTGAAGAACAGGCTGAGGCAGGCGGTAACGCGGTTGCATCGGTTGGTGCAGACAAAGACGAGACAACCGTTATGGCGGAAACGATTTACGAAGGTCTTGGCGGTGACGAAAACGTCCGGACCGTTGATAACTGTGTATCCCGCCTGAGAGTTGAA